In Macaca thibetana thibetana isolate TM-01 chromosome 12, ASM2454274v1, whole genome shotgun sequence, the genomic window GCTTATAATAGGcatttaacatatatttgttgaaaaaaatgaatgtagagTTACTgctgtattcattttaaaaagctgttagACTGATTTATGCAATTCCAAGCGAATTATAATTTTTGAAGCAAATTTAGTGGGACTTGACccaaacaacaaatatttttctaacaaaATGGCTTTCTTACACATGTGCTTTTAGAAAACCACATTTTAGTAATCTGTACTCTTGGTTTACAGGTTTGTATTGTGTAAATGGGCAGTCTTTGATGGGTTTGTACACTTACCTGCCTCTTTCACCTGCTTCTCTAGACATGAATGCCACCATACGAAGGATTGACCAGTTAACCAACATCTTGGCCCCCATGGCTGTTGGCCAGATTATGACATTTGGCTCCCCAGTCATCGgctgtggctttatttctggatggaACTTGGTATCCATGTGTGTGGAGTACTTTCTGCTCTGGAAGGTTTACCAGAAAACCCCAGCTCTAGCTGTGAAAGCTGCttttaaagaagaggaaactgaattGAAACAGCTGAATTTACACAAAGGTAAACTGAACACCATGATCACTCCTTTTGTTCTCATGTTCAGACCTTAAATGTTGGTGAAGATCAAAACTATTTTGAATTTGTATCAGGATTTATTATCAGTGGGGGCCGGATGAGGTTAAATATATCACTTTGGTAGATGAGGCAAGAGCAGGCTTTTGAGGATCTAGGGAAAAAAATCTGGGTTGAATCTGGTGGAGTTGGAATGGGTCGCCTAGCCCTCTTCCTTGATGTTAGCAGTAGTCATAGAGGTTCAATTACTTGAGAGATGGCTGGGCAAAGCTAAGTCAGGCCTGGGAAacaaaagtggggaaaaaaagagaatgaaagaatcCCTTGGAGTCTGTGAGGAGGGAGTTATGTGGTCATTTGTAGGATAGTGGAAGGGAGTGAGGACACAAAGATGGGTATTTCACTGGAGAAGAGGCAGTTGGGCTTCTGGGTAAATGGAATATTTTACCCAACTCTGCAGGGACCCAGAAAAtaatatgctcttttttttttttttttttttttcttcttgagatggagtcttgctctgttgcccaggctgcagtgcaatggtgccatctcggctcactacaggctctgcctcccgggttcatgccattctcctgcctcagcctcccgagtagctgagaccacaggcacccaccaccatgcctggccactttttttgtatttttagtagagatggagtttcaccgtgttagccaggatggtctcaatctcctgaccttgtgatcctccctccttggcctcccaaagtgctgggattacaggcgtgagccaccgcgcccagccaatatgcTGTGTTTTCTtagacaatttttatattttatctggtGAGTTTTCCTGCTGTTTACTTTGGTGGGAGTATAATTCctaagagcaagagagagagaggaaaaaaaaagagggctagatcaatagtattttgtttatttaataaaaatgacacTTGATGATTATTCCTTGGCTGGAACTCTTAGATtattagtaaaagaaaatacatattataatgtATAACCAAGGGTACCCATTGGGGAtgggaatagaaggaaaaaaatactattaataattggcttttatttctaCATGTCCTCCCCAACAAAATAATGATACCTTTTATTAACAGATACTGAGCCAAAACCCCTGGAGGGAACTCAACTAATGGGTGTGAAAGACTCTAACATCCATGAGCTTGAACATGAGCAAGAACCTACTTGTGCCTCCCAGATGGCTGAGCCCTTCCGTACCTTCCGAGATGGATGGGTCTCCTACTACAACCAGCCTGTGTTTCTGGCTGGCATGGGTCTTGCTTTCCTTTATATGACTGTCCTGGGCTTTGACTGCATCACCACAGGGTACGCCTACACTCAGGGACTGAGTGGTTCCATCCTCAGTATTTTGATGGGAGCATCAGCTATAACTGGAATAATGGGAACTGTAGCTTTTACTTGGCTACGTCGAAAATGTGGTTTGGTTCGGACAGGTCTGATCTCAGGATTGGCACAGCTTTCCTGTTTGATCTTGTGTGTGATCTCTGTATTCATGCCTGGAAGCCCCCTGGACTTGTCCGTTTCTCCTTTTGAAGATATCCGATCAAGGTTCATTCAAGGAGAGTCAATTACACCTACGAAGATACCTGAAACCATTATTACAACTGAAATATACATGTCTAATGGGTCTAACTCTGCTAATATTGTCCCAGAGACAAGTTCTGAATCTGTGCCCATAATCTCCGTCAGTCTGCTGTTTGCAGGCGTCATTGCTGCTAGAATCGGTAAGaaatctctttttatatattaatgaaCTAAAGTGTCTTTTTGTAATGTAGGTTCAGAGAATCCATTAATAAAATGATCTGAAATGTTCCCTAAATGTTAATTTAAGCAAAACCCActattatgaaatttttattttacatatttatatatgtattttgttttatattttattttatagtttgaaaACCTGTATTTGTTTACCTTATTATGTACATATACTTAAAACATGGTTCAGGCTTGAACATTTTTTCTAAATGAGTCtcttaaatattcctttttttttttttttttttttttttgagacagggtcttgctctgttacccaggctggagtgcagtggtgcagtcacagctcactgcagcctcgacctcctgggatcaagcaatcctcctgcctcagtcccccaagtagctgggactacagccatgcgccaccatgcccggctaatttttgtattttgtagagatgggattttgccatgttgccgaaGGTGGTCTTGAATTACTGAGCTCaagggattactttttaaatgtaacttaatttataaaagatattaGCTATATTAATTATACTGCCATCTAGTGGAGTATTGATACTGCAATAACCCTAACAAAACTGTAGTTTAGAGAATATTCCCATTATGTTTTTAGTGTGAAAGTAAGATGTGAAAAGAAGAtgtgaaagtaagaaaaaaaatccttcaaaggTCTTCTCTAgccaatatgtatttattatatactttGCCACACAAATGGATTTTATAGCCCTGGAAGGAAACATAAAGACTTCTTACAGAGCAACATTTAAGTAATCATTAATAGAGTACTGATGAGTTATCTCTGAATTCACTCTTGAAATGAAACTGTTTTTATCTTGTGATTCAAAGCAGTTCATTAATTTATTGAAGATATTAATTTCCAGGCAAGACAGCTTTATTGTTTGGGCTTTAGAACTCTAGCAGTAATGTAACAATGGTTTAAAGTTTCCTTACACTTTAACCATAACCATTTATTAGGTcatttgaaactttaaaaatactagtATTTATACTATAATGGGATTTAGTGTGTCTCTGActtcaaagttttgtttttgtatcacagaaaaacagaactaaGAAGTTTGTTGATTAGACTTCCTTTTGTCTGTTGACtgtaaaaatcatttattgagGCCACTAATAAcccaatatttatttatgaaaaataattatctaaGGCAAGGCTATGGTATATTTAAGGTGGCTTAAAGACAGTCAGGCTGAAATGTGTATTTTGCATATGTCAACTGATTTTTATCTGTAATTT contains:
- the SLC40A1 gene encoding solute carrier family 40 member 1 isoform X1, whose product is MWHFAVSVFLVELYGNSLLLTAVYGLVVAGSVLVLGAIIGDWVDKNARLKVAQTSLVVQNVSVILCGLILMMVFLHKHELLTMYHGWVLTSCYILIITIANIANLASTATAITIQRDWIVVVAGEDRSKLANMNATIRRIDQLTNILAPMAVGQIMTFGSPVIGCGFISGWNLVSMCVEYFLLWKVYQKTPALAVKAAFKEEETELKQLNLHKDTEPKPLEGTQLMGVKDSNIHELEHEQEPTCASQMAEPFRTFRDGWVSYYNQPVFLAGMGLAFLYMTVLGFDCITTGYAYTQGLSGSILSILMGASAITGIMGTVAFTWLRRKCGLVRTGLISGLAQLSCLILCVISVFMPGSPLDLSVSPFEDIRSRFIQGESITPTKIPETIITTEIYMSNGSNSANIVPETSSESVPIISVSLLFAGVIAARIGLWSFDLTVTQLLQENVIESERGIINGVQNSMNYLLDLLHFIMVILAPNPEAFGLLVLISVSFVAMGHIMYFRFAHNTLGNKLFACGPDAKEVRKENQANTSVV
- the SLC40A1 gene encoding solute carrier family 40 member 1 isoform X2, whose product is MTRAGDHNRQRGCCGSLADYLTSAKFLLYLGHSLSTWGDRMWHFAVSVFLVELYGNSLLLTAVYGLVVAGSVLVLGAIIGDWVDKNARLKVAQTSLVVQNVSVILCGLILMMVFLHKHELLTMYHGWVLTSCYILIITIANIANLASTATAITIQRDWIVVVAGEDRSKLANMNATIRRIDQLTNILAPMAVGQIMTFGSPVIGCGFISGWNLVSMCVEYFLLWKVYQKTPALAVKAAFKEEETELKQLNLHKDTEPKPLEGTQLMGVKDSNIHELEHEQEPTCASQMAEPFRTFRDGWVSYYNQPVFLAGMGLAFLYMTVLGFDCITTGYAYTQGLSGSILSILMGASAITGIMGTVAFTWLRRKCGLVRTGLISGLAQLSCLILCVISVFMPGSPLDLSVSPFEDIRSRFIQGESITPTKIPETIITTEIYMSNGSNSANIVPETSSESVPIISVSLLFAGVIAARIGLWSFDLTVTQLLQENVIESERGIINGVQNSMNYLLDLLHFIMVILAPNPEAFGLLVLISVSFVAMGHIMYFRFAHNTLGNKLFACGPDAKEVRKENQANTSVV